The nucleotide sequence AAAGCCAGCTTCCACTTCGGGACAGACGGGAACAAATTCCATATACTTACCCAGGGTTCCCGTGATGTATCTATCATGGGCATGACCACCATTATATCTGACTTCCTGACCGAGAAGACAGGCACTCACGCCGATTTTTATGGAATCCATGGAAAACTCCTGAGGTTGTGACTTTTCACAGTTCTTTTAGAGCTTCGCTTTCAATTAAAACAATATCATAACAGGGAAAATAGACGAAAACAAAAGCATCTGATGGTGTTACCAAGGGCGTTCTTTAATTAGCGTCACTAAAAAAATTTCTTTTTCTCCATGAAGCAAAATATACGAAGGAACCTTGATTTTCATGGCCGGGGTGAACTTCCGCAGGCAGTCCTAGCGCAATAATCATATTGGGCCTGAACGCAATCCTCTGTAGGATTATCGCCACCACACAATCTTTGAACCCTTCTCATACAGCACCCTTTAAATGCGACGGGAACATTACAATTAAAGGGTATATAGTTACAGACAGTTCCCCATCCTTCACCAGAATTGCTTATTTTTGGCTGAACTGTCGGGGAAGATCCTGGTGCTCCCTGCCGAGCACTTGAAGGTCCAGATAAAACCACCAGTGAGATAACAAAAAGTGAAAACAATAAAATCCTTAACGTGTTTTTCATTTTTATTCCTTTATCATCTTTGAAAACTATAAATCAGCGTGTCTTACCCCAAATATTTATTGAAACAGTTTTTGCCTTTGGGTTTCCGGACTGGAACTCGTAGATATCTACATATTAAGCATCATAATCTATACGAGAATAATTAACAATGTAAAATCATTCTTGTAGCTTTTTAGCAGTTTCACATCATATTGGGCATTCCCCATTAGAATCCCATTCTACGTGAGTATCAATTTCTGGGGCATTGAGGCTGATCATTATTGAACATCTCCAAAAATCTTGATTTCCTCTTACTCAAAACTTACAAGAAATCTTTACCCAAACACTTCTTGAAAAGAAAGGAGAAATTTAGGTGAGTAACGGCACGCATCTGGCTATACTGGAAAATTTTGCTGTGGTGCTGCACAGACCACATTTTCCAGAAAATATCGGCTCAGCGGCAAGAGCATGCAAAAACATGGGCATATCCAGGCTTGTCGTAGTAGATCCTCTAAACTGCGACCTCACAAGAATCCTCACTATGGCAACTCATGCTGCCGAAGACATTGTGGCTAACATGGAAGTCTATGACGATCTTGAAGAAGCCCTCGGAAATTTCCAATACGTCGTTGGAACAACGGCTCGTCAGGGATCCAATCGCCCTACTATAAAAGACGTCAGAGTTCTCGCTAAAGAGCTTGTTTCCATTAGTCAGAACAATCAAATAGCGCTCCTTTTTGGTCCTGAAAATCGTGGGCTTGCAAATCGAGAACTTAAATATTGTCATGCCTTGTTGACCATCCCAACAGCAGAATTCGCATCCCTTAATGTGGCTCAGGCTGTGATAATAGTGCTTTATGAGATATTCACTGCGTCTCTTGAACGCCCAC is from Thermodesulforhabdaceae bacterium and encodes:
- a CDS encoding RNA methyltransferase, translating into MSNGTHLAILENFAVVLHRPHFPENIGSAARACKNMGISRLVVVDPLNCDLTRILTMATHAAEDIVANMEVYDDLEEALGNFQYVVGTTARQGSNRPTIKDVRVLAKELVSISQNNQIALLFGPENRGLANRELKYCHALLTIPTAEFASLNVAQAVIIVLYEIFTASLERPPEFVPRLANVAELENMYHHLATTLAKIHFINPENPEYWMMNIRRFFARMQLRARDIKIIRGICRQIEWYCEEQRKTRERNGQQL